A part of Chanodichthys erythropterus isolate Z2021 chromosome 4, ASM2448905v1, whole genome shotgun sequence genomic DNA contains:
- the vipas39 gene encoding spermatogenesis-defective protein 39 homolog, whose protein sequence is MSRAKPEDDEYWNSSKFRAFTFDDDDDEFSRLKESKRAVNSILVGDDDDDDDDDVERVSWSGEPVGSISWSVKETASSIRSGSEQSFPKIDTTPSLSKQGSGYSLSSLFKAKSKSGAFQSFSESFSDTSTRTYAPALRKPKSDGKDFVSDLSPEETVRRMQKGRAFSLEKFRSLQDKLLLLDEAVAAYDGNVITAVLIYLKKSLSKEILFRELMARDVALRHYVHYLKEMGEQKLLVELLKALGRTEDMALTQYKEHLNIKDEGRRRDFLKSCLSLPFSQDDATHVQDHYTLLERQIIVEASDKKADTDIFRKFPRKASILNMPIITTLYYSCFYHYGESEGTFSSPSNIRKTFRISEKQYILTALGARAKLKSWFDVDSLFNTKNWLGYTKKRSPVGFHRVVDILQKNSAPVQVLQEYVNLIDDPELKLSVALKYKCHDVIINTYRDLKDRQQLTVYRDKLERDSVEYRKIQELLSNGQIRWKN, encoded by the exons ATGTCACGGGCCAAACCTGAGGATGATGAGTACTGGAACAGCTCCAAATTCAGAGCCTTCAcctttgatgatgatgatgatgagttTTCTCGA CTGAAGGAGTCCAAGCGGGCCGTGAACAGCATCCTGGTGGgtgacgatgatgatgatgacgatgatgatGTTGAGAGGGTCAGCTGGAGCGGGGAGCCTGTGGGAA GCATCTCTTGGTCGGTCAAGGAAACTGCGTCCAGTATCCGTTCAGGGAGTGAGCAGAGCTTTCCCAAAATAGACACCACTCCTTCATTGTCCAAACAAGGGTCTGGATATTCCCTCAGCTCCCTGTTTAAAG CAAAGAGCAAATCTGGTGCTTTCCAGTCCTTCTCTGAGT CTTTTAGTGACACATCTACTAGAACATATGCACCGGCGCTCAGGAAACCCAAGTCAGATGGGAAG GATTTTGTCAGCGACCTGAGTCCAGAGGAAACTGTGAGGAGAATGCAGAAAGGACGG GCATTTTCCCTGGAAAAGTTCCGCTCTCTTCAGGACAAACTTCTGCTGCTGGATGAAGCGGTCGCTGCTTATGATGGGAACGTCATCACTGCT GTcctgatatatttaaaaaagtctTTAAGTAAAG AAATCCTCTTTCGAGAGTTAATGGCGAGAGACGTggctttgcgtcattacgttcACTATTTAAAAGAGATGGGAGAACAGAAGCTTTTAGTGGAGTTACTGAA GGCTCTTGGCAGGACAGAAGATATGGCG CTGACGCAGTATAAGGAACACTTGAATATTAAGGATGAAGGCCGAAGAAGAGACTTTCTCAAAAGTTGCCTCAG CCTTCCTTTTTCTCAAGACGATGCCACTCACGTTCAAGACCACTATACACTCCTCGAGAGGCAAATAATCGTAGAG gCCAGTGACAAGAAGGCAGATACAGACATCTTTAGAAAGTTCCCAAGAAAAGCGTCTATCCTTAATATGCCAATCATCACCACACTGTATTACTCCTGCTTTTACCATTACGGAGAGTCAGAG GGAACTTTTAGCAGCCCTTCAAACATTAGAAAAACCTTCCGG ATTTCAGAAAAGCAGTACATTCTCACAGCTCTCGGCGCGAGAGCCAAGTTGAAATCCTGGTTTGATGTGGACAGTCTGTTCAACACCAAGAACTGGCTGGGCTACACCAAGAAGAGGTCTCCCGTTGGCTTTCACAGAGTGGTGGACATCCTGCAGAAGAACAGCGCCCCTGTTCAG GTGCTGCAGGAGTATGTGAACCTCATCGACGACCCCGAGCTCAAGCTCAGCGTGGCTCTGAAATATAAATGCCATGACGTCATCATCAAT ACATATAGAGACTTGAAGGACCGACAGCAGCTTACTGTTTACAGAGACAAGCTGGAACGAGACTCGGTCGAGTACAGGAAGATTCAGGAGCTCCTCAGTAATGGG cAAATCAGATGGAAAAACTGA